caggcctacagtaacctataggtgtggttcaatgcaggcctacagtaacctatagttGGGGTTCAacgcaggcctacagtaacctataggtgtggttcaatgcaggcctacagtaacctataggtggggatcaatgcaggcctacagtaacctataggtggggatcaatgcaggcctacagtaacctataggtggggatcaatgcaggcctacagtaacctataggtagggatcaatgcaggcctacagtaacctataggtagggatcaatgcaggcctacagtaacctataggtggggatcaatgcaggcctacagtaacctataggtagggatcaatgcaggcctacagtaacctataggtggggatcaatgcaggcctacagtaacctataggtggggatcaatgcaggcctacagtaacctataggtagggatcaatgcaggcctacagtaacctataggtggggatcaatgcaggcctacagtaacctataggtggggatcaatgcaggcctacagtaacctcaATGCAGGTGGTaggatcaatgcaggcctacattaacctataggtggggatcaatgcaggcctacagtaacctataggtgggatcaatgcaggcctacagtaacctataggtaggatcaatgcaggcctacagtaacctataggtagggatcaatgcaggcctacagtaacctataggtggggatcaatgcaggcctacagtaacctataggtggggatcaatgcaggcctacattaACCTATAGGTAGGATCAATGCAGGCCAGTAACAGTAACTACAGTAATAGGTGgggatcaatgcaggcctacattaACCTATAGGTGGGGGATCAATGCAGCCTACATTAACCTATAGGTGGggttcaatgcaggcctacattaACCTATAGTTGGggttcaatgcaggcctacagtaacctatagttggggttcaatgcaggcctacagtaacctatagttggggttcaatgcaggcctacagtaacctatagttggggttcaatgcaggcctacagtaacctataggtggggttcaatgcaggcctacagtaacctataggtgggggatcaatgcaggcctacagtaacctataggtggggatcaatgcaggcctacagtaacctataggtagggatcaatgcaggcctacattaACCTATGGGTGGggttcaatgcaggcctacagtaacctataggtggggatcaatgcaggcctacagtaacctatatagggatcaggcctacagtaacctataggtaggatcaatgcaggcctacagtaacctataggtggggATCAATGCAGCATCcagtaacctataggtggggttcaatgcaggcctacagtaaccctATAGGTAgggatcaatgcaggcctacagtaacctataggggatcaatgcaggcctacagttcTATAGGTAGGGatcaggcctacagtaacctatagttggggttcaatgcaggcctacagtaacctataggtgggttcaatgcaggcctacagtaacctataggtggggttcaatgcaggcctacagtaacctataggtggggttcaatgcaggcctacagtaacctataggtggggttcaatgcaggcctacattaACCTATAGGTGGggttcaatgcaggcctacagtaacctatagttggggttcaatgcaggcctacagtaacctatagttGGGGTTCAATGCAGGGGCCTGCAACCATTAACCTATAGGCAGGTgggatcaatgcaggcctacagtaacctaggTCAATGCAGGGTAACCTATAggtcaatgcaggcctacagtaacctataggtggggttcaatgcaggcctacagtaacctataggtggggatcaatgcaggcctacagtaacctataggtaggatcaatgcaggcctacagggggatcaatgcaggcctacagtaacctataggtcaatgcaggcctacattcaatgcaggcctacagtaacctataggtggggatcaatgcaggcctacagtaacctataggtggggttcaatgcaggcctacagtaacctataggtggggatcaatgcaggcctacagtaacctataggtggggatcaatgcaggcctacagtaacctatgggtggggttcaatgcaggcctacagtaacctataggtaggggatcaatgcaggcctacaggggatcaatgcaggcctacagtaacctataggtagggatcaatgcaggcctacagtaacctataggtaggatcaatgcaggcctacagacCTAAGTAGGATAGGCCTACAGgggatcaatgcaggcctacagtaacctatgcagggtaggtggggatcaatgcaggcctacagtaacctataggtagggatcaatgcaggcctacagtaacctataggtggggatcaatgcaggcctacagtaacccaTAGGTGGGTTCAAtgcagcctacagtaacctataggatcaatgcaggcctacagtaaccatAGGTGGgggatcaatgcaggcctacagtaacctataggtgggggtaatcaatgcaggcctacagtaacctataggtggggatcaatgcaggcctacattaACCTATAGGTaggatcaatgcaggcctacagtaacctataggtggggttcaatgcaggcctacagtaacctataggtagggatcaatgcaggcctacagtaacctataggtggggATCAATGATCATGGGGCCTACAGTAAACCTATATAGGTAGggttcaatgcaggcctacagtaacctataggtggggatcaatgcaggcctacagtaacctataggtggggatcaatgcaggcctacagtaaccttaaggtggggatcaatgcaggcctacagtaacctataaatcagacagtaacctataggtggggATCTTGCATTGTAAAAGGTGGGGGTCTGATAAGTAGGTGGGGTTCAATCAGAGACAGTAAAACGTGGGGATCAATAGTGCAAACTAATGGGGGTTCAATGAAGTCCacagtaacctataggtgggAGTCTGTGCGCCTACAGTAACCATTTCTTCTGCTCTGCTGTCCTGGTGGGGGTCAATGCAGGCAAGACAGCTATAGGTGGGGATCAACAGGACAGTAACCTATAGTGGTCATGTGGCTTTCCATTACAGGTGGGGGACAAATGGCAGGCCTACAGTAAATTGTTATCAGAGAGGTGATGCATGTGTCAATGCAGGTCACACGTAAATAGAGTGGGGATCAGAGGCCTACAGTAAGTAGGTagttcaggcctacagtaacctgaGGTCCTCCCCCATCACATCCACTAGGTTAACGGCAGGCTCTCTTCTCCTATCTGTGgggatcaatgcaggcctacagtaacctataggtaggatcaatgcaggcctacagtaacctataggtggggATCAGATGAGGAAGAAGATAGGTGGAGGAAGcccaggcctacagtaacctataggtggggGATCATGACCTCAGTAACCCCTCTGTGTACATAACCTAGGTGGGGATCAATGCAGGCCCACAGTAACCTATAAGAGCTCCATGACATTCCATTAAACTGGCCCTGAGTCACAACAAAATCAGACTCAATCTTGCATTTGGGTCCTGGCAGTTGATTCAATCAGAGACAGAAAACTATATAGTGCAAACTAATGGGGGTGAAGTCCACCCTTGAGTCTGTCCAATAGAAATGCTTCTGCTTTTTGGAGGAATACACCCACAGTAGTAGGAGGGGGTGTGTATTGACAGTGGTCATGTGGCCATTATCTGACAAAATGCATGTTGGGCTTGTTAACAGAGGTGATGTAGGTGGATGGTGTGAATAGAGCAGTCAGACTTGTAGTAGTAGTTCTGCCATCTGGAGGTCCTCCCCATCACATACTTTAACGGCCCAGGCAGTCTCTCTGGGTGTAGCTACGTGATGCGTATGAAGGAGTATGAGCCAGCTATCTGACAGATGAGGAAGAAGAGGGTGAGGAAGCCCAGGTAGTAGGAGGTCGTCATCATGAGCAGGGTCTGAACCCCTATGTGTACATACCTGCTGCCTCTCCACAATAAAAGAGCCCATGACCTACGGCCCTGAGTCACCCGTCTCTCGGTTTGTTTCCAAGTAATGCTACGAGCAGAAACCAACGGGAGGGACCCACCCCAATCTGTCCAAATAGAAATGTTTATTTTTGCTTAATAACCCAGGTAGTAGGAGGGGTGTGTATCAGAGCAGGGTCCGAGCCAGCTATCTGACAGTGGGTTGTTGAATACACCGCAGGTAGTAGGAGGGTGTGGTATCAGAGCAGGTCTGATTTTTGTTATCTGCATAGTGGGTtgatgaatacaccccaggtagTAGGAGGGGTGTATCAGAGCAGGGTCTGCTCAGCTATCTTGACAGTGTGGCtgatgaatacaccccaggtagTAGGAGGGTGTGTATCAGAGCAGGTCTGAGCCAGCTATCTGACAGTGGGGTTGTCGATAATGCAGCTTTTAAAAGGCTTATGTTCCCGTGTTTGTAGTAGAGATCTCATTCACGGTGAACATGTCGTGCTCTATCGGACAATTGCCTTTAAAGGCGCATTGTCGCATAACCTCTGCGGTCTAACTGAATCCTGGCCAAACATTTAGGCCTGATTGAATCAGGTCAGGTCAACCAGCGTTGGCCGGATCCACATAGCTGATGTTTCCACGGTGTTGGAGGTGTAACTGCAGTAGGAGCTGACGAATCAGATAAGGGGTTTGTCAATAGCAGCTGCTCTGTGCTGCGTTAGAGCCTACGCTCTGTTTGAACTTCTATCAGGGTCAGGAATAATGACTCTGTCAAATGATGTTCAGATAATGTATGTTTTCATTTGAATGGGGATTTCTGCCTTCCAGTCTAATTCAAGTGTTTGAACTTTAACAGCTGAATGGGATTTTTGTCTTATCCAATGTCCGTGTCGGTGATGGTGTTAACCGGTCTCATCACACAGAGCTGCTTGGGGATTCCACCGCTCTAACGCAGTTCCACCTCTGACTCCACCCAGACATCAGCTGTCATCAGTTAATGCTGATCTGAGTGAATCAAGATCAGTTTGTTTCTTTATCACCTGGCCCTGCCTGTGCAGCGTTCAACGGGGTGAAAAGCTAGTCCAGGACTGAGCAGAAactactgatctaggatcaggttagcTTTTTATTTCATAATGAGAAGagggagctgatcctagatcatatgGACATGTGCACTTTGTCTGGTTTCTTTCCTCTACTGACAGTAGCTCTGCTACCATCTAGATCCATCACTGATTGAATAGAATCAATTCTAGTTTTGCATTCCGTCCTATCACAGGCTgggtttagacaggcagcccaattctgatttcTCACTCATTTGCGCAATCAGATCTGAGATtgggtcaaaagaccaatttgtGGGGTGGGATCAcaattggtctgcctgtgtaaaaCGCAGCCTTAGATGTATCATATGGCCCTCATCTCCAAAGTGTAGTAACAGTCTATATCATCAGATCATAGATGGTTTTTGAACTGTCTTCTAATGAAAGCTCCAACATAACGACCAAAAGCTCATGGTTTATTTCCCCATTTCTGATCAAAGACTTTGGTATTGTTATACTTCTTCACATGAGTAAAAAAACAACTAAAGTAACCCAGAGCAGATAGACCTACACCTTGTTAGATACTGGtcacatcccaaatggctccctagcccctatgtagtgcactacttttgacccgaggGCCCTGTAGTATTGTACCATTTGAGATATGCCAGACTGTCAGTCAGGTTATTAAACACTCAGATAAGAAAAATAACAATAGCCAATCACGTGGGTTGAGGAGCGTTGTTAGGCAGAAACTTCTGTGTGGGAAAGCATAGTATAAGACAGTCTCCtcaaaatgtttttggggggggtAAGTGTTATTAATTGGAGGGTGGGGTAGGGGGGTAGTCCAAGGGGGCAGGGTTCTCATTCCAGGTCAGTCCAGTGTAGTGTAGGTTTGGGTGGGTCTCCATTCTTCTCTAGAGGACGAAGGGGAGGATGGGCGAGCGAAGGGGAGGGTAGTCCCGGAACTCTTTCAGGTAGCTGCGGTGCTTCCCCTTGGCCCACACCGTCATCTGGATGAAGCCCACCGCCGTGAAGAAAGCCACCGGCAGACACTGAGTCATCAAGGTGAAGCCGAACCACGAGCccagctacaggagaggagagatggtgttacacacacacacacacacacacacacacaccataatgtGGATGTTGAAtatggcagccccctgcacctctgattcagaggggttgggttaaatgtggaatacATTTAGTTAtataactgaccaggtatccaaACCCGTTTCCTATACACAAAAATTTCACTGCCAACTTCTGCCACTAGGTGGCCATGAGCCTAACTACTACAGTGAGAGACATAATTCACACTGTTCCTCCTAACCAGCAGAGAGCAGCATCAGCCTGGACTAAATACAGGGTGATGTCGCCCCTAGACGTTGATCTTTGCATTTTCCACACTAATGGTTAAGATTGgtggaggggaagctgatcctagatctgtgcctgaactagcctagtggttagagcgttggactagtaaccggaaggttgcaagttcaaacccccaagctgacaaggtacaaatctgtagttctgcccctgaacaggcagttaactgttcctaggccgtcattgaaaataagaatgttcttaattgacatgcctggttaaataaaggtaaaataagacTCACCTCATAGGTGTAGTTGGGACAGGAGACCAGCAGGAAGATCCAGGTGAAGGGGTTCTTAGTGGGGTAGGGGATCTTCCTGGTCTTAGATCctgatggagacagacagagggagagagattattGTGGGCTACTGTTTTGTAGCACACAGAGAAAACAGTGCATGTTGAACTGATTGATGTGTTCTAATGTATTCAATAGGAGTGTGTACCTGGTGGGCGGAGGTTCCGCAGGGCGATATGGATGGAGGAATTACCAACCTGACAGAACTGAGAAGATAGCACTACTAAATAACTATTTACTATGATATCGTTCTATTACTATAGCATACAGGATGAGTACATTATAGTAGATCATAGAACAGTAGAGTCTTACCAGAAAGATGATGAGGGCAATCCTGGACTGCTGCTCACCATGATTGCTGAAAAGACAAGGGTGGTTAATATAGTAGCGTATACTCACTAGGGTGGTTCATATAGTAGCGTACCTACTAGGTGGTGGTTAATATAGTAGCATACTCACTAGGGATGTGTATATAGAGGTTGGTTAATATAGTAGCGTACCACTAGGTGGTGGTTAATATAGTAGCCGTACTCACTAGGTGGTATGTAGAGGGCGGTTAATATAGTAGCATTCACTAGGggggtggtgtatatagaggGTGGTTAATATAGTAGCGTACCACTAGGTGGTGTATAGAGGTGGTAAATCTAGTAGCCGTACTCAATTAGGGGTGGTTAATATAGGAGCATACTCACTCGGTGGTGGTTAATATAGTAGCGTACTCACTAGggggtggtgtatatagagggtggttaatatagtagcgtactcactaggtggtggttaatatagtagcgtactcactaggtggtgtatatagaggGTGGTTAATATAGTAGCGTACTCGCTAGGGGGTGGTTAATATAGTAGCGTACTCACTAGGGGGTGGTTAATATAGTAGCGTACTCACTAGGTGGTGGTTAATATAGTAGCGTACTCACTAGGTGGTATATATAGAGGGTggttaatatacagtgccttgcgaaagtattcggcccccttgaactttgcgaccttttgccacatttcaggcttcaaacataaaaatataaaactgtatttttttgtgaagaatcaacaacaagtgggacacaatcatgaagtggaacgacatttattggatatttcaaactttttaacaaatcaaaaactgaaaaattgggcgtgcaaaattattcagcccctttactttcagtgcagcaaactctccagaagttcagtgaggatctctgaatgatccaatgttgacctaaatgactaatgatgataaatacaatccacctgtgtgtaatcaagttcccgtataaatgcacctgcactgtgatagtctcagaggtccgttaaaagcgagagagcatcatgaagaacaaggaacacacccaggcaggtccaagatactgttaggaagaagtttaaagccggatttggatacaaaaagatttcccaagctttaaacatcccatgagcactgtgcaagcgataatattgaaatggaaggagtatcagaccactgcaactatcaagacctggctgtccctctaaactttcagctcatacaaggagaagactgatcagagatgcagccaagaggcccatgatcactctggatgaactgtgGGAGAGGActtacagctgaggtgggacacactgtacataggacaacaatcagtcgtatattgcacaaatctggcctttatggaagagtggcaagaagaaagccatttcttttttaaaagatatccataaagtgttgttaaagtttgccacaagccacctgggagacacaccaaacatgtggaagaaggtgctctggtcagatgaaaccaaaattgaactttttggcaacaatgcaaaacgttatgtttggcgtaaaagcaacacagctcatcccgctgaacacaccatccccactgtcaaacatgcaggtggcagcatcatggtttgggcctgcttttcttcagcagggacagggaagatagttaaaattgatgggaagatggatggagccaaatacaggaccattctggaagaaaacctgatggagtctgcaaaagacctgagactgggacggagatttgtcttccaataagacaatgatccaaaaacataaagcaaaaatctacaatggaatggttcaaaaataaacatatccaggtgttagaatggccaagtcaaagtccagacctgaatccaatcgagaatctgtgggaAAGAAccgaaaactgctgttcacaaatgctctccatccaacctcactgagctcgagctgttttgcaaggaggaatgggaaaaaatgtcagtctctcgatgtgcaaaactgatagagacataccccaagcgacttacagctgtaatcgcagcaaaaggtaggcgctacaaagtattaacttaagggggctgaataattttgcacacccaatttttcagttttgatttgttaaaaagtttgaaatatccaataaatgtcgttccacttcatgattgtgtcccacttgttgttgattcttcacaaaaaatacagttttatatctttatgtttgaagcctgaaatgtggcaaaaggtcgcaaagttcaaggccgaatactttcgcaaggcactgtagtagtGTACTCACTAGGTGGTGGTTAATATAGTAGCGTACTCACTAGGTGGTGTATATAGCAAGTGGTTAATATAGTAGCGTACTCACTAGGTGGTGGTTAATATAGTAGCGTACTCACTAGGTGGTGGTTAATATAGTAGTGTACTCACTAGGTGGTGTATATAGCGGGTGGTTAATATAGTAGCGTACTCACTAGGTGGTGGTTAATATAGTAGCGTACTCACTAGGTGGTGGTTAATATAGCAGCGTACTCACTAGGTGGTGGTTAATATAGTAGCGTACTCACTAGGTGGTGGTTAATATAGTAGCGTACTCACTAGGTGGTGTATATAGCGGGTGGTTAATATAGTAGCGTACTCACTAGGTGGTGGTTAATATAGTAGCCGTACTCACTAGGTGATGGTAATATAGCGTACTCACTAGGTGGGTTAATATAGTAGCGTACTCACCAGGTGGTGTATATAGAGTGGGTGAAGTTAATATAGTAGCGTACTCACTAGGTGGTGTATATAGCAGGTGGTTAATATAGTAGCGTACTCACtaggtggtgtatatagaggGTGGTTAATATAGTAGCGTACTCACTAGGTGGTGGTTAATATAGTAGCATACTCACTTGGTGGTGTATATAGCGGGTGGTTAATATAGTAGCATACTCACtaggtggtgtatatagagggtggttaatatagtagcatactcactaggtggtgtatatagagggtggttaatatagtagcgtactaactaggtggtgtatatagagggtggttaatatagtagcgta
This Oncorhynchus keta strain PuntledgeMale-10-30-2019 unplaced genomic scaffold, Oket_V2 Un_contig_502_pilon_pilon, whole genome shotgun sequence DNA region includes the following protein-coding sequences:
- the LOC127925082 gene encoding very-long-chain enoyl-CoA reductase-like yields the protein SLIVSQVFLTEYGGPLLLYLMFYFRVPFIYAPKYDFTTSKHWVVHLACMCHSFHYLKRLLETLFVHRFSHGTMPLRNIFKNCTYYWGFAAWMAYYINHPLYTPPSDNHGEQQSRIALIIFLFCQVGNSSIHIALRNLRPPGSKTRKIPYPTKNPFTWIFLLVSCPNYTYELGSWFGFTLMTQCLPVAFFTAVGFIQMTVWAKGKHRSYLKEFRDYPPLRSPILPFVL